In Streptomyces sp. NBC_00704, a genomic segment contains:
- a CDS encoding MFS transporter, which translates to MRQTAVPELVRSRRLLTGYFAGLGVVMAVFGARMPAVQNAAEVTTAGLALVLLAAALGMVAGLQAGGRLARPARLPALLTGGAIAPAACLAVLGLCSSLDSLLAAAFAFGIAHGVLDVAANAAAVRCQDAHGRPIMGRLHASYSLGALLGAALAATTAHSSHTVLFAAVAVCAAAAAGATTRLTRTVASPALEPVHHGAAPGSYEQRRLSRRRLWLLGALAAATLLGEGAAADWASVHLHDLGATAATSAAAYGCYSAAMAAGRLAGDRLTARFGAATVVRTGAALAALGLATGLAGSTTASALSGWTAFGLGLSVTIPSLITAAGTGGPRAVATVAVTGYVGLLAGPALIGALTTVTALPHALLLPALLAASVAVLAPKALEKTTP; encoded by the coding sequence GTGAGGCAGACCGCAGTACCCGAGCTGGTGCGCAGCCGCCGCCTGCTGACCGGGTACTTCGCCGGACTGGGTGTGGTGATGGCCGTCTTCGGCGCGCGTATGCCAGCCGTTCAGAACGCCGCCGAGGTGACTACCGCCGGGCTTGCCCTGGTCCTGCTGGCCGCCGCCCTCGGCATGGTCGCCGGACTCCAGGCAGGCGGACGTCTCGCCCGCCCGGCCCGTCTGCCCGCGCTGCTGACCGGAGGTGCCATAGCCCCCGCCGCCTGTCTTGCCGTCCTCGGGCTCTGCTCCAGTCTGGACAGCCTCCTGGCAGCGGCGTTCGCCTTCGGCATCGCGCACGGCGTCCTCGATGTCGCAGCCAATGCCGCAGCGGTCCGCTGCCAGGACGCCCACGGCCGCCCCATCATGGGCCGGCTGCACGCCAGTTACAGCCTCGGCGCCCTCCTCGGCGCCGCACTCGCCGCCACCACCGCCCACTCCTCACACACCGTTCTGTTCGCCGCGGTGGCAGTTTGCGCCGCTGCTGCGGCAGGCGCGACCACGCGACTCACCCGCACCGTCGCCAGCCCCGCACTCGAGCCCGTCCACCACGGCGCTGCACCGGGCTCATACGAGCAGAGGAGGTTGTCCCGTCGCCGATTGTGGCTGCTGGGCGCGCTTGCTGCCGCCACGCTGCTGGGCGAAGGAGCCGCTGCCGACTGGGCCTCCGTCCACCTGCACGACCTCGGCGCGACGGCCGCGACCAGCGCCGCGGCGTATGGCTGCTACAGCGCAGCCATGGCCGCAGGCCGTCTCGCCGGAGACCGGCTCACCGCCCGCTTCGGCGCGGCCACCGTCGTGCGCACCGGCGCCGCTTTGGCCGCGCTCGGCCTCGCCACCGGACTGGCCGGCTCCACCACCGCCTCTGCCCTCTCCGGCTGGACGGCCTTCGGCCTGGGCCTGTCCGTCACGATCCCCAGCCTGATCACCGCCGCCGGCACCGGCGGACCCCGCGCGGTCGCCACCGTCGCGGTCACCGGCTACGTCGGCCTGCTCGCCGGCCCCGCCCTCATCGGCGCTCTCACCACCGTCACCGCACTGCCGCACGCGCTGCTGCTGCCCGCCCTCCTCGCCGCAAGCGTTGCCGTGCTCGCCCCCAAAGCCCTGGAGAAAACGACCCCTTGA